The genomic window TAGCTCTCCCCCTCACCGCCGTATTCGCGCATACCCTCGTAGGCGTTCATGTAAATCTCTATCAGCCTCTCAAGCGTTTCCTGGTCGAGTTCCTTTAGCTTCTCTATTCTTACTTCCGCCATCGGTTTAAGGTAGGGGTGGGGTTTAAAAAGCATGACTCCGAGGTTTGAGAGGTGAAAAGGTGGTAGCTATGAGCAAGGCCAAGCCCCGCTACTGCGAGATATGTGGAGCTCCAATAAAAGGCCCCGGCCACAGGATAAGGCTTGAAGGTGCCGAAGTTCTCGTCTGCGACCGCTGTTATGAGAAGTACGGTAGGAAGAAGTCCGGATTCAGCATAATGCCCACGAGAAGGGAACCGAGGAGAAGGCCCGCTCCGGCTCCCAGGCCAAGGAGGGAACCAAAACCCTACCGCGAGAGGCCCCTCTACACCGAGGAAATCGTTGAGGACTTTGCAGAGAGAGTTTATAAAGCTATACAGAAGAGTGGCAAAAGCTACGAGGAGTTATCTCATGAAATCGGGCTTTCCGTCAACGACCTTCGTGCCATAGCCCACGGTTACCGCGAGCCGACTATAAAGGAAGCTAAAAAGCTTGAGAAGTATTTCAAGATTACTCTCATAGAACGCGTTGAGGAAGAGTTTGAGGAGAAAAAGACAATTCCAAAGGACTACGAGCCCACTCTCGGCGATATAGCCAACATCAGGATTAGGAAGAGGAAGAAGTAAGCTAAACCTCTTCAATCTCCCAGTCTTCCCTCCTTTTCTTCTCGGCTTTTCTTCTCACTTCTTCGGCCTTTGTCCTCTTCGGCGGGTGAAAACCACGGAGCTTTTCAAAGGTTCCCCAGAGGCGCATGAGCTCCTCCCAGACTTCTGTATCGGGTGGGATAACGAGAACGTGGGCCGGCGGATGAATGTCCATAAGCCTTCCGATGGCTTTCCGTGGGGGCAGGTCTATCTGGGCAACGACGTGGGCTTTAAACTTCTTCCTCGGCTTCTCACCGCTGATTTTCTCAAAGGCCCAGTCGGACAGAGCGGGGGGAATTATCCTCGGGTCACCGCGAATCTTCATTCCTCCATATCTCACGAGATCAGCTAAAGCTACACTTGCCTTCTGAAAGTTGTCGGCTCGTACTAAAACTATCGTGTTTCTCATGGTCTCACCACCCTAACCTCAGCGGGTAACCTTTTAAAGGTTCGCCGATTTTAGTTACCGAAAGTTTTAAAAACTTTGCGTTTCTAAAAACCTCGGAGCCTTTTTAAGGGAGGAGCTGAGGAGAAGGAGGGGTGATAGAATGTATCTGAAGAAGAGGCACCTTGAGATACTCAGGGAGATGAAGAAGACCGAAAGTCAGGCCGAGATTGAGGCCAAACTGCCGGAGGAGTTCCAGATAAGGGCTATAGAGCTCTACATACTCGGATTTGCCGAGCTCGATGGTGGAAAGATTAAGCTCACCGATGCCGGAAGGAAGCTCCTCGAGATTAGCGATTCACTCAACCTTGAGGAACTGCCGGACGTTATAGCGGACACCGAGATTATGAAGATGCTCGAACTCCTTGAGGAGACCGGGAAGATACCCGAAAGCTGGCTCGAAAAGCTCAAGGAGAGAAAGCTCGCCGATGAGAACGGCCTTACGGAATTTGGGAGGGCCCTCCTCCAGCTCTACCGCGAGACCCACCCGGTTGTCTACTTAACCCCGGAGATAGCCTCGTTCCTGAGGGGAATGCCCAAGCTCGGAACCCTCGATGAGCTCGTTACCTTCAAGAACTCAAGGCTCTACGGCGATAACATCGTCAACGCCCTACAAGCCATGCGCCTGCTCCTGATTTCACCGCCAACCGAGAAGGGCAGGGCCTTCACAACGACCCCGGCGGCGAGGCTCGCACTTAAAGCTCTAAGCATGATTCCGGTTTTCGCCAGGGCGATAGTCCTCAGGAAGGAGGACTTCGAGGCCCTTAAGGCCGGAAGGAGCAACACCGAACTCGAGAGCATGGGCCTCAGCGACGAGAAGGGAACGACCGAGTTTGGAAAGGCCATGATGGAGACCTACGAGGCGATGGGAAAAGTTGAGGAAAAGGTTCTCCCGATTTACCTACTCGAGGATGAGCTGAGCGTCCTCAAGGCAATTCAGGAGATAGAGAAGAAGTACGAAACCAACCCAGACGTTCTGCCCACCGAGAAGGAGATTGGAAAGAGGGTTGAAATCGAGGATCTTGGCGCGGTGCTTCACCTCCTCGAGAGCAAGGAGCTCGTTGAGAGAAGGCTCGTCAAAAACAAGGACACCTACTGGCTCACCGAGTGGGGCAGGGAAGCGATAAACTTCGGAACAGTCAGCCCCGATGCCATGAAGGCGGTAACCTACAGCGAGAGCGGTGACGTGCCGATAGCGGAGTGGGTTATAAAGGCCCAGGAGGAGGGCGTCGTAAAGGCCGGCGTTACAGACAAGGGAAGGTTTTACCTGAGGCTCAGCAGGTCTATTGAGAGAAAGCCCTTCCTCACCAAGTACGATGTCGCGATACTCGCCAAAACGCCGAGGAAGAAGTACATCCACAGGGATGAGCTTGTTGAGCTCGTCCAGAACTACGTGGGTGGCGACGAGAAGGAAATCACCAGGGCTATAGGAGAGGCCGAGGCTAAGGGCTTCGTCGTCGAGCTCCAGAACGGCATGGTGAAGCTCACGGAGCTCGGAGATAAGGTCAAGACAGCGTTGGAGAACGCGAAGCTCCAGGAGATCCTGAAGGTCAAGTTCAGCGTCACGCCAACGCTCTACAACGTGCTCAGAGTCATCTACGAGAACCTGGAGACCTTCAACAGAATCTGGAAGGAGAAAGGTGAAGTCAAGGGCTACAAGATGGAGGAAGTTGACGTCATCAGGAAACACCTCAGCCTGAGCGACGACGAGATAAAGAAGGCTTTAACGATGCTCCGCGAGCTTGGCTTCCTCGGAAGCAAGAGCTTGACAGAAGCAGGTAGGGTTCTCGTTGAGGCCTACCTTTGAATTTTCTCTTCTTCAATGTTCCATTTTGAGCATAAAGCTTTAAAAAGCGATTCCCTCATTTATAAAAGGGTTTTTAAACCCACCATTCGGAGGTGTAAACCTTGGTGGACATGAGCAATGTAAAGCTCAGGATTGAGAACATCGTCGCTTCTGTTGACCTCTTTACGGAACTGAACCTTGAGAAAGTGATTGAAATCTGCCCCAACTCCAAGTACAACCCGGAGGAGTTCCCCGGAATCATCTGTCGCTTCGATGAACCCAAGGTTGCCCTGCTTATTTTCAGCTCCGGGAAGCTCGTCGTCACCGGGGCCAAGAGCGTTGAGGACATAGAAAGGGCCGTTAACAAGCTCATCCAGATGCTCAAGAAGATTGGAGCGAAGTTCCACCGCGCGCCTCAGATTGACATACAGAACATGGTCTTCAGCGGTGACATCGGCATGGAGTTCAACCTTGACGCGGTTGCGCTGAGCCTTCCGAACTGTGAGTACGAGCCCGAGCAGTTTCCGGGAGTTATCTACCGCGTCAAGGAACCGAGGGCCGTCATACTGCTCTTCTCCTCCGGTAAAATCGTCTGTTCCGGGGCCAAGAGTGAGCACGACGCCTGGGAGGCCGTCAGAAAGCTCCTCCGCGAGCTGGAGAAGTACGGTCTAATCGAGGAAGAGGAGGAGTGGTGAGGCCTCTTGGCCTTCTCCGTTATCTACTCTCCTGTCTTCCTCGAACACAGGCCCGAGAACTATCATCCGGAGAATCCGGAGAGGCTGTTGAGGGCCGTAAAGGTTCTCCAGCGGTTGAACCTGTGGAAGCCCGTTGAACCGGTTCCGGTCCCGGAGGAAGAACTCCTAAGGGTTCACTCGAAGGAATACGTGGAGCTCGTGAGGGAGAAAAGTCAATCGTTTTCCTACCTCGACCCGGACACGTACGTCTCTCCCGGCACATGGGAGGCCTCTCTCCTCGCCTTCGGTGCTTCCCGCTTGGCAGTTGAGCTGGCCTTGAAGTATAGGGGCATATACCTTGCCCTCGTCAGACCACCGGGCCACCACGCCGGAAAATCCGGTAGGGCATTCAACGCACCGACGCTGGGCTTCTGCATCTTCAACAACTCAGCCTACGCCGCCAAAGTCGCCGAAGAGCTCACCGGAAAGGTTCTCGTCATAGACTTCGATGCCCACCACGGTAACGGGACTCAAGAGATACTCTGGGACGATAAAAATGCCGTCCACATAGACCTTCACGAGCGGGACATCTACCCCTGGAGCGGTTATGAGCACGAAGTCGGCGGAAAAGGGGCCGAGGGCACAAAAATCAACCTGCCCATGCCCCATTATGCAGGCGATGACGACTTCATCTACGCCTGGAGCGAGGTTGTTTTACCCGTTCTAGCCCAGCTCAAGCCGGAGCTTGTCATTGTATCGGCTGGCTTCGACGGTTTCCTCGGTGAAAACCTGACGACCCTTCGTCTTAGCGAACTCTTCTTCGCCTACGCCGGCTCAACGCTCTCACGCTACCCGCTGGCGGTAATCTTCGAGGGTGGCTACTCCGTTGGTCTCGATAAAGGCCTGCCAGCTTTCATCAGGGGCTACCTCAGCGGGGAAATTCGGGAAGTTCCCGTAAGTCCGTCCTACGAGACCCTGAGAACCGTGGCGAGGGTGAAGGAGATACAGTCGGAGTGGTGGGAGTTCTGACTTATAAGCAGGCAAAAAGAAAAATGTAAGGCTTCAAAGCCCCAGCATCTCCTTCGCGGCCTTGACACCCAAATCGAAGGCCTTCATGTTCACATCTATAGTCTTCGGCGGAACGCTTACGCGGATAACTTCTCTCACGTGCTCGGCCGAGAGAGGGAAGCCTGGCGTCTGGGTCAGTGCTCCGATAAGGACGACGTTGGTAGTGACTATGTTCCCGGCTTCCATGGCTAGCTTTTCAGCGTCGAAGGCCATGAACTTGCCCTCGAAGTCCTCCTCGATTATTTTTTTGATTTCCTCTAAACTCGGATAAGTGGCGAGCCCCATGGAGACTTGGACAGGTGGAATTGGGCGAGCGTTAGTGAAAACCAGACCACCCTTTTTGAGATAATTGATGTAGCGCAGGGCCTCGACAGGCTCGAAGGACAGTATTACGTCGGCTTTTCCCTCTGGGACCATCGCGCCATAAACATCTTCGCCAAAGCGAACGTAGGCTATGACCGAACCGAAACGCTGGCTCATTCCGTGAACTTCTCCAACGCGAACCTTGTAGCCGGCCCTCAAAGCCGCCCAGCCGAGCAGGTTCGCCGCGGTGAGGATTCCCTGACCGCCAACGCCGGTGATAACTATGTTGTATTCCCTCATTTTCACTCACCCCCCTCAAGAGGCTCGAAGGCATCAAAGGGACAGACCTGCGCACAGCCGCCACAGCCCCAGCACATCGTTGGGTCTATCTTAGCTTTCTTCTTCTCTGCGTCCCAGTAGATTGCAGGACAGCCGTAGGCGTTGATACAAATCTTACACCCGGTACACTTGTCTTCGATGACATGGTAGATTGGCCACTTCTCTCCCTTCCTCCTCATCTGACCTATCCTGTATAGCGCACAGGGCTGTCTGGCAACGACAACGCTTACGCCGTCAACGGCTAGAGCTTCCTTTATTGCCCGCTCAGTTGCCTTTATGTCGTATGGGTCTACAACCTTAACGAAGTCCGCTCCCATTGCCTTGGCGACTTTCTCTATAAGTATCCTCTTGCCCGGTCCGTGAGGAGTGTCTCCGGTTCCGGGGTTGGGCTGGTCGCCGGTCATTGCCGTGACGAGGTTGTCGAGGACAACTATGACCACGTTGGAGCGGTTGTAGATTGCATTAGCCAAGGCAGGTAGGCCTGTGTGGAAGAACGTCGAATCACCTATGGTGGCGACTATTATTTTCTTCTCTTTACCGGTCTTCCTCTCTTCCTCGCCTGGAACGCCGTTAAGGGCAACATCAAGACCGTGAGCCATTCCTATAGAACCACCCATTGCTATTGTTGTGTCGACGGTCTTGAGTGGCGGTAAAACACCGAGGGTATAACAGCCTATGTCGCTGGGGAATATTGCCTTTGGAGTTGCGGCGCGCCTAATCGCGTAGAAGGTGTTCCTATGCGGACAGGCCGGACAGAGGCTCGGCGGCCTCGGTGGAACCATCTTCGAGACCTTTTCGTACTTCCTGTCTATCTCCTCAAAGTCTATCGGCGTTTCCATTCCAAGGAACTTGGCTATAGCTATTACAGCCCTCCTCGTAGTCATCTCGTAAACGCGCGGAACGAGGTCTTTGCCGTGAATCGGAATCCTCAGACCTTTATCATAGGCCCAGGTCTTGACCTGCTCCTCAACAACTGGTTCAAGCTCTTCAACGATGAGAACTTTCTCGAGGCCATCAAGGAACTTCTCGAGCAGGCCGTAGGGAACCGGGAAGGGCGTTCCGAGCTTGAGTATCTTGACATTGTCAACGCCGAGCCACGCCAGGGCCTCCTTAACGTATGCATAGCTGAGACCCGGGGCGATTATACCGACCTTGGCGTTTTCATCGCCTTCAATCCAGTTGAATGGGCTCTCATTAAATTCTTCACGGAACTTCTCGAGAGTCTCGAGCAACCATGGGTGCTTCTTCCTCTGGAAAGCCGGTATATCGACGTATCTCTCCGGGTTCTTCTCGAAGTTCCCGAACTTCCTCTTTGCCTGTTTTATCTCCTCCGGCAGTTCGCCCAGAACGACGTCGCCACGCATATGGGAGCTCCTCGTTGTTGTTCTGAGTATTATCATCTGGCCGTACTTCTCGCTTACCTCAAAGGCATACTTTACCATATCCTTTGCTTCCTGAACGCTTGAAGGTTCTAGGACAGGAATCCCTGCGCTTTTGGCTATTGCCCTTGTGTCCTGCTCGTTCTGACTGCTCCACATGCTCGGATCATCTGCTACCATAACTATCAGTCCGCCGTTGACTCCCATGTATGTTGCTGTCATGAAACTGTCCATGGCAACGTTTAATCCAACGTGCTTCATTGCCGTCATGGCCCTGAGACCGCTCCAAGCCGCGGAAAGGGCCGTCTCAAATGCAACCTTTTCGTTGGTCGAGTATTCCATGTAAACGCCGGCCTTTTTGGCAACCATTGCCATCGTGTCGGTAAGTTCTGAACTCGGCGTTCCAGGATAGGCGGCAAAAACTGCTATGTTGCCCTCTAAAGCACCGCGTGCTATGGCTTGATTCCCAAGGAGGAGAACTCTCTCCCCTGGCTTGTCCCACAACACTATATCTGTAACCTTCGCCATTTACACACCTCCTAATTCTGAGTGATGAAAAATGAAAATCAATCTTCCTTCAAAACACCGGCATTCTTCGCCTGTTGAACGAGGGCGTAGGCCCCAGCGGCCACATCCTCTGGCCTTTCATAGCTCGGGATTCCGTTGGCCTCGAGCAGTTCCTTGGCCTTCTCGCTGACGTAACCGGCCATGAAAAGTGCCAGAACTGGTTTTCCGTTGTTCACCTCTTTCACAGCCTTGATAACTCCCTCGGCGTGCTCCGTGGGAGTCATTCCCGCGAAGGTCGGGACGACGCAGATGCTTATGAGCATGTCAACGTTTTTATCCTGAAGCAGGGCCTTCGCCGTCCTGTAGTAGTCCTCTCCCCTCGCGGAGGCTATCATATCAACAGGGTTCTTAACTGCCGCCATCGGCGGGAGGAAGGAGCGCAGTTCCTCTATCGTCTTTTCCTCAAGGTCTGCCAGCTTTAACCCTCTCTTATCAATCTGGTCCGCGGTGAGAACGCCTGGACCGCCTGCGTTCGTCATTATCGCGACGCGCCTGCCTCTAGGCAATGGCTGTGTAAAGGCCCTGGCCATGCTGAGCATGTCGTCTATGGTCTCAGCTACGAGAACGCCACTCTGCTTGAAAGCCGCTTCATAAATCTTCCAGCTTCCCGCTAAAGAGCCTGTGTGACTTGAAGCGGCCCTTGCCCCGCTCTCGCTTCTTCCCGCTTTGAGAGCTATGACGGGCTTCTTCTTGGTGACGCGCTTGGCAACTTCAATGAATTTTCTTCCGTCCTTTATTCCCTCTATGTAGAGTGCTATTGCCTTGTCCTCCTCTGTGTCGGCCAAATACTCCATGAAGTCAGCAAAGTCTAGGTCTGCCATGTTGCCAACGCTAACGAACTTGGAGAAACCTATCCCCTCCTTGACGGTCTTGTAAACAATTCCCGCCCCTAAAGCTCCGCTCTGGCTCACGAAGGCTATGTCGCCCTTTCTTGCATCCATTATGAAAGTCGCGTTCATGTCGTTGTGGGTGTTCATAACGCCGACACAGTTCGGGCCGATAAGCCTCATCCCATACTTATGGGCAATCTCTACCAGCTCGCGCTCCTCTTTCTTGCCTTCCTCGCCGGTTTCACCGAAACCAGCTGTTATGATGACTGCCCCTTTGACACCTTTCTCTCCACAGTCGATGAGTGTTTGCTTGACAAACTTCTTTGGAACAACTATTATGGCGAGGTCAACCTTGTCTGGAATGTCTTTCACGCTTTTATATGCTTTAACACCCTGAACGACCTCGTCCTTGACGTTGACTGGGTAAACTTTGCCTTCCTTGTATTTTTTCAGGTTTTTAAAAACTTCATAACCGAGCTTCAGCGGGTCGTTTGATGCTCCGATAACTGCTATCCCCTCCGGCCTGAAGAAGTAGTCGAGAGTCATAAACCTCACCGTTAAAATCTGGGCCGAATCGTATATAAGCTTTCCCAAAGGGAGCATCGGAGAATTTTGGAGCATTGTTGAGTAATTTACGTTCATGAATGGGCGTTTTTTGGCATCGAAAGATTTAAGTAAGCTCCGGTTATTTTAATTCCGGAGGTGGTGGGAATGGTGAAGGTTCGCTTTCTGGGACACGCAGCTTTTTACATCGAGGGAAGCAAGAAAATCCTGATAGACCCATTCCTCAGCGGAAACCCGCAGGCCGCTGTAAAGCCAGAAGAACTCGAAGCCGACCTTATTCTGGTCACCCACGCCCACGGTGACCACATTGGAGATGCCATAGAGATTGCCAAGAGAACCGGCGCGAAGATAGTCGCTATGTACGATATAGCGAACTACATCAACGAGCAGGCCAACGGCGAGGTCGAGACTATAGGCATGAACTACGGGCCAACGGAGATAGACGGGGTTGGAATCGTTCAGGTTCCGGCCTGGCACTCGAGCAGTGATGGCAAATATAGCATAGGCAACGCCTCCGGCTTCATAGTCAAGCTCGATGGAAAAACAATCTACCACGCCGGGGACACCTTTGTTTTCCTCGACATGGGCCTCTTCAGCGAGCTTTATGGGCCGATTGACGTGGCTTTGCTCCCGATAGGCGGGCACTTTACGATGGGGCCGAGGGAAGCGGCAAAGGCAGTTGAGCTACTCAAACCAAAGAAAGTCGTGCCGATGCACTACAACACATGGCCACCGATTTCAGCGGACCCAGAGGAGTTCAAGAAGCTCGTTGGGGACAGGGCAGAGGTGGTAATCCTCAAGCCCGGCGAGGAGCTTGAGCTTTGAAAAACCTTTTAAGAACTTCTTTTATTTCCCTCTTAGGTGGTGAAATGAGTAGATGGAGAATTCTTGGTTTCGTATTGGCTATGATGTTCATCTTTTCGATTTCTCATATAGTTTTGGCTCAAACACCAAACGAGAGTTCTCCCTATGATCTAATAATAGTTAGAAACGACAATCTGATTGATTACATAGTTGCCATTCCATACTCAAAACTTCTTGGAATTCCGATACTTCCAGTTAACCCCAACGAGCTTGATACAGCAACTCTTGCTCAGCTCCAGAGCTACGAGCAGTTCGGCTGGTACAAAGTGCTTGTGATAGGTGACTACAAGGCGATTAGCCAGAAAGTACAGGAACAGTTAATCAGCCTTGGGTTCCAGGTGACCAGAATAGGCGGAGCAACTAGGGTGGACACCTCTGTTAAGCTCGCCGAGGAGTTCTATCCCAACGGCGCTGACACCGTTGTTCTCGCAAGTGCCAGCGATTATGGTTCGGCTTTAGCTGCCGCTAGGTGGGCGATGACATACAACAATCCCCTTCTTTTAACAAATCCCAATAATCTCTCGAAGTCAGTGATTGAGGGTCTAAAAAAACTTCACCCACGACAAGTGGTTCTCATCGGCGCGGGCATGTCCAAGAACATCGAGCATGAACTTCAGGCTCTAGGTTATCGAACATATTGGGTTAGGGAGACGATTACAATATCAATTCCAACGACTACGCCCCAAACAAAAACCAACTGGACCCTCGTTATCGGTGCCGTGATAATCACCCTCGCAATAGCGATTCCGGCTTCCCTCTACTATGCCAAGAAGAAGTGGTCAGCAAACAGGGTTCCTATTGAGGTCTTAACTGAAAAGGAGCGGATAGTAGTGAAGGCAATCCTCGATAAAGGTGGGACGGTAAAGCAGGAGGAGTTACCTGAACTTACCGGCTATTCAAGGCCGACGATAAGCAGAATAATCCAAGAACTCGAGAAGAAACAGCTGGTCGAGAGAGAAAAGGTTGGAAAGACGTTCATAGTCAGGCTGACCAAAGAGATAGTCATGCGCGAGTAGCGGTCGGCTAAGCCCTCCGCTCATCATTCTTCAGGGTCCTGGCTGTTTCTTCATCCCGCAAGAAAAGAAGGAAATCACTTGCGGAAGAGATGGCCGTGGGCCCTGTTCACGTGCCTTGTGAAGGCCTTGGCATCGCGGAAGACCATTCCACACCTGGGACAACGGAAGAGTATCTCCCCGTCCCTGTCCTTAATCTTTATGGCCTTCAGCACCGCCATCTCCTCCACCCCCGAGCGGATTTTTAATTCTGTCTTTTAAACTTTGCTAAATCCATATCCTGTTGCCCTTGACCTTGAGGTAGCCGAGTGTTTGGAGTGTTTTGAGAAAGTCCTCTATGGCATCTTCGTCGTAGTATATGTTTATCCTCTCGTTTCTGCCCTCGACGGTTATGGGCTCAAGCTCCATGATTGCCTCAATGAGCTCGTTCTTCCTCCTGTACTTCTCAGCTAGCTCAAGTATCTTTTCCGCCAGAACAGAGCGGGCTATCCCATCGAACATCGCTTCAACATAGCTTTCCTCCGTTGCGTAACCCTCTGCAATTTCAAGGGCTGTCTCAATGAGCTCCCTCTCAACCTCAAGAACTTCGACGTAATAATGCTTTTCGAGGGTGTATTCAGTTACGAGCGTCGCGCTGAGCTTTTCCTCAAGCTCTTCCAGTTCCTCACCGATTTCCTCCACCGGGAAGCGGAGTTCCAGGATGAGCGTGTCTAATGGAAGTTTTTCCCTTAGGAGGAAGCCTCCCTCGGTTTCCTCGATGGCGTTCGCCTCAATCAAAGCACTCACAACCGAGAGCTTTGGCAAATCCGGCTCCTCGAAGAGAGTCCCCAGTTCCTTTGTTTCTCCTGGCTCCCAGTCTTCAATGAGTTCATCGTAGGCCAGTTTAACGGCCTCAAGCTCCTCCCCGATGGCCGGAACGTTCGATGCAACTTCCACGAGTTCTGCATAGGTTCCCCTTATTACGACGTAGTGTTCAATCTCCGCCCGGGTTTCCTCCTGGGTTCTGTTCATTATTCCCGCCCTGCTGAGCTCCCTTGACAGGGCGTTCATGTCTTCTTTAGTTAGCACCTCGAACCTCATCTTCTTCCCCAGTATCTGAAACCCCTTTGACGTTATAACCTTTCCTTGACAAATCCAGCAGTGTCGTGAGAAGTGCCTTCACGGGTTTGTTGTGCAGTCTCGCGATTGTCTCCCTTACCTCCTCCACAAGATTTTCCTCAAACCTCGCGTATAGCAACAGCCCGTAGGCCATCAACTTCGGATTTCCCTCACCGAGACGCTCTATTGCGCTCGCCAGTGAGGGGTTGTTCAAAAGTTCATCCGCCAGGGTTTCCAAAGCTTTCCTGTCATCGCTTTCAACGGCCCTCTTCAGGGGCTCATAGAAGGCCTTGAGAACCAGTCTAGCCATCCTCTCCCTCTCCAGAAAGTCCCTTTCCGGTTCTTCCTTCTTTTTCCGGGTCATGAGGTAGTAGATTAGGGGCACGCTGAAGGCAACTATCATCATGGCGTAGAGACCAGTGGGTATTGTAACTCCAGAGGGTGACCTTTTTGAGATGAAAACTATTACAACAAGGCCAATGGTGAACCACAGTAGCATCCCCGCGAGATAATAGGGTGAGTAATCCTTAACCTTGGGGCCCTTTGCCCTACCACCGAGTTCTTCTATTCTTCTCAGGTTCTCCTCGGCTATCTCGATCTCTGCCTGAAGGCGTTTTATCCTGCGGTTGATTTCATCAAAGACTTCTTCTTTCATATCTCCCACCGATTATTCCACGTTGGGGTTGATACTTAATTAGTTTTTACTCGGTCACCATGCGGTAGAAGGCTATTGCACCTATGAGAGCGTAGGCATACTGGGTTATGAACTTGTAGAGAAATGCAACGACTATTGCCGTTGGACTGTCTCCTATAGCGAGTGTAATACCAAGCTCGTTTGCCCCTATTCCGCCTGGGGTTCCAAGGATACCTCCGAGGAAGTTTGAGTACAGAATCGCCTCAAGGAAGCTGATATAGTTCTCGTGAATCCCAAAGGTTCTGGCCGTTAGGTAGAGGGTCGTTGAGTTGGTCAGCGCGAGCAGAATTCCTACGAATACCCCTAAAATTACAGTCTTTATGTCCCCCCTTGCTCTG from Thermococcus sp. includes these protein-coding regions:
- the iorA gene encoding indolepyruvate ferredoxin oxidoreductase subunit alpha; the protein is MAKVTDIVLWDKPGERVLLLGNQAIARGALEGNIAVFAAYPGTPSSELTDTMAMVAKKAGVYMEYSTNEKVAFETALSAAWSGLRAMTAMKHVGLNVAMDSFMTATYMGVNGGLIVMVADDPSMWSSQNEQDTRAIAKSAGIPVLEPSSVQEAKDMVKYAFEVSEKYGQMIILRTTTRSSHMRGDVVLGELPEEIKQAKRKFGNFEKNPERYVDIPAFQRKKHPWLLETLEKFREEFNESPFNWIEGDENAKVGIIAPGLSYAYVKEALAWLGVDNVKILKLGTPFPVPYGLLEKFLDGLEKVLIVEELEPVVEEQVKTWAYDKGLRIPIHGKDLVPRVYEMTTRRAVIAIAKFLGMETPIDFEEIDRKYEKVSKMVPPRPPSLCPACPHRNTFYAIRRAATPKAIFPSDIGCYTLGVLPPLKTVDTTIAMGGSIGMAHGLDVALNGVPGEEERKTGKEKKIIVATIGDSTFFHTGLPALANAIYNRSNVVIVVLDNLVTAMTGDQPNPGTGDTPHGPGKRILIEKVAKAMGADFVKVVDPYDIKATERAIKEALAVDGVSVVVARQPCALYRIGQMRRKGEKWPIYHVIEDKCTGCKICINAYGCPAIYWDAEKKKAKIDPTMCWGCGGCAQVCPFDAFEPLEGGE
- a CDS encoding CoA-binding protein, yielding MTLDYFFRPEGIAVIGASNDPLKLGYEVFKNLKKYKEGKVYPVNVKDEVVQGVKAYKSVKDIPDKVDLAIIVVPKKFVKQTLIDCGEKGVKGAVIITAGFGETGEEGKKEERELVEIAHKYGMRLIGPNCVGVMNTHNDMNATFIMDARKGDIAFVSQSGALGAGIVYKTVKEGIGFSKFVSVGNMADLDFADFMEYLADTEEDKAIALYIEGIKDGRKFIEVAKRVTKKKPVIALKAGRSESGARAASSHTGSLAGSWKIYEAAFKQSGVLVAETIDDMLSMARAFTQPLPRGRRVAIMTNAGGPGVLTADQIDKRGLKLADLEEKTIEELRSFLPPMAAVKNPVDMIASARGEDYYRTAKALLQDKNVDMLISICVVPTFAGMTPTEHAEGVIKAVKEVNNGKPVLALFMAGYVSEKAKELLEANGIPSYERPEDVAAGAYALVQQAKNAGVLKED
- a CDS encoding TATA-box-binding protein, which codes for MVDMSNVKLRIENIVASVDLFTELNLEKVIEICPNSKYNPEEFPGIICRFDEPKVALLIFSSGKLVVTGAKSVEDIERAVNKLIQMLKKIGAKFHRAPQIDIQNMVFSGDIGMEFNLDAVALSLPNCEYEPEQFPGVIYRVKEPRAVILLFSSGKIVCSGAKSEHDAWEAVRKLLRELEKYGLIEEEEEW
- a CDS encoding indolepyruvate oxidoreductase subunit beta, with amino-acid sequence MREYNIVITGVGGQGILTAANLLGWAALRAGYKVRVGEVHGMSQRFGSVIAYVRFGEDVYGAMVPEGKADVILSFEPVEALRYINYLKKGGLVFTNARPIPPVQVSMGLATYPSLEEIKKIIEEDFEGKFMAFDAEKLAMEAGNIVTTNVVLIGALTQTPGFPLSAEHVREVIRVSVPPKTIDVNMKAFDLGVKAAKEMLGL
- a CDS encoding DUF505 family protein; protein product: MYLKKRHLEILREMKKTESQAEIEAKLPEEFQIRAIELYILGFAELDGGKIKLTDAGRKLLEISDSLNLEELPDVIADTEIMKMLELLEETGKIPESWLEKLKERKLADENGLTEFGRALLQLYRETHPVVYLTPEIASFLRGMPKLGTLDELVTFKNSRLYGDNIVNALQAMRLLLISPPTEKGRAFTTTPAARLALKALSMIPVFARAIVLRKEDFEALKAGRSNTELESMGLSDEKGTTEFGKAMMETYEAMGKVEEKVLPIYLLEDELSVLKAIQEIEKKYETNPDVLPTEKEIGKRVEIEDLGAVLHLLESKELVERRLVKNKDTYWLTEWGREAINFGTVSPDAMKAVTYSESGDVPIAEWVIKAQEEGVVKAGVTDKGRFYLRLSRSIERKPFLTKYDVAILAKTPRKKYIHRDELVELVQNYVGGDEKEITRAIGEAEAKGFVVELQNGMVKLTELGDKVKTALENAKLQEILKVKFSVTPTLYNVLRVIYENLETFNRIWKEKGEVKGYKMEEVDVIRKHLSLSDDEIKKALTMLRELGFLGSKSLTEAGRVLVEAYL
- a CDS encoding histone deacetylase family protein codes for the protein MAFSVIYSPVFLEHRPENYHPENPERLLRAVKVLQRLNLWKPVEPVPVPEEELLRVHSKEYVELVREKSQSFSYLDPDTYVSPGTWEASLLAFGASRLAVELALKYRGIYLALVRPPGHHAGKSGRAFNAPTLGFCIFNNSAYAAKVAEELTGKVLVIDFDAHHGNGTQEILWDDKNAVHIDLHERDIYPWSGYEHEVGGKGAEGTKINLPMPHYAGDDDFIYAWSEVVLPVLAQLKPELVIVSAGFDGFLGENLTTLRLSELFFAYAGSTLSRYPLAVIFEGGYSVGLDKGLPAFIRGYLSGEIREVPVSPSYETLRTVARVKEIQSEWWEF
- a CDS encoding multiprotein bridging factor aMBF1; amino-acid sequence: MSKAKPRYCEICGAPIKGPGHRIRLEGAEVLVCDRCYEKYGRKKSGFSIMPTRREPRRRPAPAPRPRREPKPYRERPLYTEEIVEDFAERVYKAIQKSGKSYEELSHEIGLSVNDLRAIAHGYREPTIKEAKKLEKYFKITLIERVEEEFEEKKTIPKDYEPTLGDIANIRIRKRKK
- a CDS encoding DUF356 domain-containing protein, translated to MRNTIVLVRADNFQKASVALADLVRYGGMKIRGDPRIIPPALSDWAFEKISGEKPRKKFKAHVVAQIDLPPRKAIGRLMDIHPPAHVLVIPPDTEVWEELMRLWGTFEKLRGFHPPKRTKAEEVRRKAEKKRREDWEIEEV